One region of Bosea sp. 29B genomic DNA includes:
- the cobW gene encoding cobalamin biosynthesis protein CobW: MNAPQNPVLGKVPCTIITGFLGAGKTTLVRHLLENAGGKRLAVLVNEFGDLGFDGSFIAGCGIEGCTQDDIVELPNGCICCTVADDFVPALEKLLNRETPPQHILIETSGLALPKPLVKAFNWPAIRSRVTVDGVIAVVDGPAVAEGQFADDPEALKAQAAQDQAVDHDNPLEEVFEDQILCADLILLNKSDILDAAGRERVKAEIAQHLPKAIKVVETAHGKVEPALIIGLGAAAETDLAARPSHHGEGEDHDHDDFDSVALPLPQAGSPEELVARVARAAEAEGVLRLKGFAGIPGKPMRLVVQGVGRRVGHHYDRAWGADEARDGRLVVIGLKGFDRAAVEAALAG, encoded by the coding sequence ATGAACGCTCCGCAGAACCCCGTGCTCGGCAAGGTGCCGTGCACGATCATCACCGGCTTCCTCGGCGCCGGTAAGACCACCCTCGTCCGCCATCTGCTTGAGAATGCCGGCGGCAAGCGCCTCGCCGTTCTCGTCAACGAATTCGGCGATCTCGGCTTCGACGGCTCCTTCATCGCCGGCTGCGGGATCGAGGGCTGCACGCAGGACGACATCGTCGAACTGCCGAATGGCTGCATCTGCTGCACGGTCGCCGACGATTTCGTGCCGGCGCTGGAAAAGCTGCTGAACCGGGAAACCCCGCCGCAGCACATCCTGATCGAGACCTCGGGCCTGGCTCTGCCGAAGCCGCTGGTCAAGGCCTTTAACTGGCCGGCGATCCGTTCGCGCGTCACCGTCGACGGCGTCATCGCCGTGGTCGACGGGCCGGCGGTGGCCGAAGGCCAGTTCGCCGACGATCCCGAGGCTCTGAAGGCGCAGGCCGCACAGGACCAGGCTGTCGACCACGACAACCCGCTGGAGGAGGTGTTCGAGGATCAGATCCTCTGCGCCGACCTGATCCTGCTCAACAAGAGCGATATCCTCGATGCCGCCGGGCGCGAACGGGTCAAGGCCGAGATCGCCCAGCATCTGCCCAAGGCGATCAAGGTGGTCGAGACCGCCCATGGCAAGGTCGAGCCGGCCCTGATCATCGGGCTCGGTGCCGCCGCCGAGACCGACCTCGCCGCCCGTCCCTCGCATCATGGCGAGGGCGAGGATCATGACCATGACGACTTCGACAGCGTTGCGCTGCCATTGCCGCAGGCCGGCTCACCGGAAGAGCTCGTCGCCCGCGTCGCCAGGGCGGCCGAGGCCGAGGGCGTGCTGCGCCTCAAGGGCTTTGCCGGCATCCCCGGTAAGCCGATGCGGCTCGTCGTGCAGGGCGTCGGCCGGCGCGTCGGCCACCATTACGACCGGGCCTGGGGGGCGGATGAGGCTCGCGACGGCCGGCTCGTGGTGATCGGTCTCAAGGGCTTCGACCGCGCCGCTGTGGAAGCAGCGCTCGCCGGCTGA
- a CDS encoding DUF1636 domain-containing protein, with protein MLGGDLALATEARLELGCTIHVCTVCRRQREDLPEGYDQPGIGLAAALSERMAGSGIAVIPVECLSVCKRPCTIALAAEGKWTYLIGDLDAGLHLDEIVSGAEKFAASANGIVPWKERPASFRKGVVARVPPLPRQQGSDQ; from the coding sequence ATGCTCGGAGGCGATCTCGCCCTCGCGACGGAAGCCCGGCTGGAGCTGGGCTGCACCATCCATGTTTGCACCGTCTGCCGGCGCCAGCGCGAAGACCTGCCGGAGGGCTATGACCAGCCCGGCATTGGCCTCGCGGCGGCGCTTTCCGAACGCATGGCCGGCAGCGGCATCGCCGTCATCCCGGTCGAATGCCTTTCCGTCTGCAAGCGGCCCTGCACGATCGCGCTCGCGGCCGAGGGCAAGTGGACCTATCTGATCGGCGATCTCGACGCCGGTCTTCATCTCGACGAGATCGTCAGCGGGGCGGAAAAATTCGCCGCCAGCGCCAACGGCATCGTTCCCTGGAAGGAAAGACCCGCCTCGTTCCGCAAGGGCGTGGTCGCGCGCGTGCCCCCTCTGCCGCGCCAGCAAGGATCTGATCAATGA
- a CDS encoding CbtA family protein: MVTRVLTVSILAGLLAGLLISALQHVTTTPLILKAETYEAALRAQGAPMQAAFSDGARIVLAHNDPKAGAEHTGEHEWKPQDGLQRTAFTSLVTIGTAIGFAALLLGGMIAANEQIDQRRALAWAVCGFLAFGLAPAMGLAPELPGSAAAELQQRQLWWLLTAVVTAGALFVFLRVEASWARALAVLALLLPHLIGAPHPAAPESKVPAEIAAHFAALSLAIQAALWLVTGFAVGVLWPWLARRSAVTAVA; the protein is encoded by the coding sequence ATGGTCACGCGTGTTCTCACGGTCAGCATCCTGGCCGGGCTTTTGGCTGGGCTGCTGATCTCGGCGCTCCAGCACGTCACCACCACCCCGCTGATCCTCAAGGCCGAGACTTATGAGGCGGCGTTGCGCGCGCAGGGCGCACCGATGCAAGCCGCCTTCTCTGACGGTGCCCGCATCGTTCTCGCCCATAACGACCCGAAAGCCGGCGCCGAGCACACCGGCGAGCATGAATGGAAGCCGCAGGACGGCTTGCAGCGCACCGCCTTCACCAGCCTGGTGACGATCGGCACCGCGATCGGCTTCGCCGCATTGTTGCTCGGCGGGATGATCGCCGCGAACGAACAGATCGACCAGCGCCGGGCGCTCGCCTGGGCCGTCTGCGGCTTCCTTGCCTTCGGCCTTGCTCCAGCCATGGGGCTGGCGCCGGAATTGCCGGGCTCCGCGGCGGCCGAGCTGCAGCAGCGACAGCTCTGGTGGCTGCTGACGGCCGTGGTCACCGCCGGCGCGCTCTTCGTCTTCCTGCGCGTCGAGGCTTCCTGGGCTCGGGCACTCGCCGTACTCGCCTTGCTGCTGCCGCATCTGATCGGTGCGCCGCATCCGGCCGCGCCGGAAAGCAAGGTGCCGGCCGAGATCGCCGCGCATTTCGCCGCGCTTTCGCTCGCCATCCAGGCCGCGCTCTGGCTCGTCACCGGCTTCGCCGTCGGCGTGCTCTGGCCCTGGCTCGCGCGCCGCAGCGCCGTGACCGCGGTCGCCTGA
- a CDS encoding CbtB domain-containing protein encodes MNTATVTSQASVSERAKAVAAALILGFVLIYTVGFAASSTVHNAAHDTRHGLAFPCH; translated from the coding sequence ATGAATACGGCTACCGTCACCAGCCAGGCCAGCGTTTCGGAACGGGCGAAAGCCGTCGCCGCCGCGCTGATCCTCGGCTTCGTGCTGATCTACACCGTCGGCTTCGCCGCCTCGTCCACTGTCCACAACGCGGCGCACGACACCCGTCACGGCCTCGCTTTTCCCTGTCATTGA
- the cobU gene encoding bifunctional adenosylcobinamide kinase/adenosylcobinamide-phosphate guanylyltransferase, translating into MPDMTLPPLTLVLGGARSGKSRHAEALIEALPAPWTYIATAQAYDDEMRARIAEHRARRSRDWQTVDAPVALPEAIRNARPGQPILVDCLTLWLTNLLLAERDIAIATGELVAACREASAPVVLVSNEVGLGIVPDNALARRFRDEAGRLHQRLAAQAGRVVFMVAGLPMQVKS; encoded by the coding sequence ATGCCAGATATGACCCTTCCTCCGCTCACCCTCGTCCTTGGCGGCGCCCGCTCCGGCAAGAGCCGTCACGCCGAGGCGCTGATCGAGGCGCTGCCGGCGCCTTGGACCTATATTGCGACTGCCCAGGCCTATGACGACGAGATGCGCGCCCGCATCGCCGAGCATCGCGCCAGGCGCTCGCGCGATTGGCAGACGGTCGATGCGCCGGTGGCTCTGCCCGAGGCGATTCGCAACGCCAGGCCCGGGCAACCGATCCTCGTCGACTGCCTGACGCTCTGGTTGACCAATCTGCTGCTCGCCGAGCGCGACATCGCGATCGCCACCGGTGAGCTCGTGGCAGCTTGCCGCGAGGCGAGCGCGCCGGTGGTGCTGGTCTCGAACGAGGTCGGCCTCGGCATCGTGCCGGACAATGCGCTCGCCCGCCGCTTCCGCGACGAGGCCGGCCGCCTGCATCAGCGGCTTGCGGCGCAGGCCGGGCGCGTGGTCTTCATGGTCGCCGGATTGCCGATGCAGGTGAAGTCGTAG
- the cobO gene encoding cob(I)yrinic acid a,c-diamide adenosyltransferase, with translation MTNEVEDAARHKAKMEKRKAVQDAEVAGKTLEKGLLIVNTGPGKGKSTAAFGLILRALGHGWRIGVVQFIKGAWSTGERKALEAFGDQVSWHSMGEGFTWETQDKARDIAAATRAFEKARELMADEGIRLLVLDELNIALRYDYLPLPEVVAVLQARRPDLHVVVTGRNAKPELIEAADLVTEMTLVKHHFAAGVKAQEGIEF, from the coding sequence ATGACGAACGAGGTCGAGGACGCTGCCCGCCATAAGGCGAAGATGGAAAAGCGCAAGGCGGTGCAGGACGCCGAGGTCGCTGGCAAGACGCTGGAGAAGGGCCTGCTGATCGTCAATACCGGCCCGGGCAAGGGCAAGTCGACTGCCGCTTTCGGCCTGATCCTGCGCGCGCTCGGCCATGGCTGGCGCATCGGCGTCGTCCAGTTCATCAAGGGCGCCTGGTCGACCGGCGAGCGCAAGGCGCTGGAGGCTTTCGGCGACCAGGTCTCCTGGCATTCGATGGGCGAGGGCTTCACCTGGGAGACGCAGGACAAGGCCCGCGACATCGCTGCCGCGACGCGCGCCTTCGAGAAAGCCAGGGAGTTGATGGCCGACGAAGGCATCCGGCTGCTGGTGCTCGACGAGCTCAATATCGCCCTGCGCTACGACTACCTGCCGCTCCCCGAGGTCGTGGCGGTGCTGCAGGCGCGCCGCCCTGATCTCCACGTCGTCGTCACCGGCCGCAATGCCAAGCCGGAGCTGATCGAAGCGGCTGACCTCGTGACGGAAATGACGCTGGTGAAGCACCACTTCGCCGCCGGGGTAAAGGCACAGGAGGGGATCGAGTTCTAG
- the cbiB gene encoding adenosylcobinamide-phosphate synthase CbiB, protein MSLSTSLPLLLAALLIEAAIGYPARLFAWIGHPVTWIGALIGWLDRHLNRETMSFAMRRVAGVVALVILLGVALVVSFVLAALCRLAGPLALLPLALLASSLLAQRSLHEHVARVAEGLEQGGLIGGRKAVSMIVGRDPESLDEAGVARAAIESLSENFSDGIVAPAFWLGVGGLPGGVLYKAINTADSMIGHKSPRHLAFGWAAARLDDLVNLPASRLTALLLTVAAALDRQADAGAAWRAVRRDARRHRSPNAGWPEAAMAGALGLRLAGPRVYGAVRVEDGWMGDGRAEATAADIRRALALYRRACLLLWGLAGIGILFALAL, encoded by the coding sequence ATGTCGCTCTCCACAAGCCTGCCGCTCCTCCTCGCCGCCCTCCTGATCGAGGCGGCGATCGGCTATCCGGCGCGCCTGTTCGCATGGATCGGCCATCCCGTCACCTGGATCGGCGCGCTGATCGGCTGGCTGGATCGCCACCTCAATCGCGAGACCATGAGTTTCGCGATGCGGCGAGTGGCCGGCGTCGTTGCGCTCGTGATCCTGCTTGGGGTGGCGCTCGTCGTCTCATTTGTCCTTGCCGCACTCTGCCGTCTTGCCGGGCCGCTCGCTCTGCTGCCGCTAGCGCTGCTGGCCTCGAGCCTGCTGGCACAGCGCAGCCTGCATGAGCATGTCGCCCGCGTCGCCGAGGGGTTGGAGCAGGGCGGGCTCATCGGGGGACGCAAGGCTGTCTCGATGATCGTCGGTCGCGATCCGGAGAGCCTCGATGAAGCCGGTGTCGCACGCGCCGCGATCGAGAGTCTCTCCGAGAATTTTTCCGATGGCATCGTCGCGCCAGCCTTCTGGCTCGGTGTGGGCGGCCTGCCGGGCGGGGTGCTCTACAAGGCGATCAACACCGCCGATTCGATGATCGGCCACAAATCGCCACGCCATCTCGCCTTCGGCTGGGCGGCGGCCCGGCTCGACGATCTCGTCAACCTGCCGGCTTCGCGGCTGACCGCGCTGCTGCTGACCGTCGCCGCGGCGCTCGACCGGCAGGCCGATGCCGGCGCCGCCTGGCGCGCCGTGCGCCGCGATGCCCGCCGCCACCGCTCGCCCAATGCCGGCTGGCCGGAGGCTGCAATGGCAGGTGCGCTCGGGCTCCGCCTGGCCGGCCCGCGCGTCTATGGCGCGGTCAGGGTCGAGGATGGCTGGATGGGCGATGGAAGGGCGGAGGCAACGGCTGCGGATATCCGGCGGGCTCTTGCCCTCTATCGCCGCGCCTGCCTGCTGCTCTGGGGGTTGGCGGGAATTGGAATTCTGTTCGCGCTAGCCCTCTAG
- the cobD gene encoding threonine-phosphate decarboxylase CobD — MAAGEMKETIWHGGDLATVKALFPQVPEPWIDLSTGINPIPYPLPELPLSLWHRLPGKADEARLLAAARKAYRIRPQSGLVAAPGTQILIELLPRLVPAATVAVLGPTYGEHASAWRKAGATVREIADLAEAGDANVVVLVNPNNPDGRVVAQERLVALAGLLGARGGLLVVDEAFADFAPAMSLLPILPEGALVLRSFGKAYGLAGLRLGFAAGEVRFTDALQAMLGPWAVAGPALHVGAVALGDAEWLSAAGEARDADSRRLDALLAPLGRVVGGTVLYRLLETLQAPALFDRLGRAGIYVRRFQHNPSRLRFGLPGDEAGWSRLAQALTPA; from the coding sequence ATGGCGGCCGGGGAGATGAAGGAGACGATCTGGCATGGCGGCGACCTCGCCACGGTTAAGGCGCTGTTTCCACAGGTGCCAGAACCCTGGATCGATCTCTCGACCGGTATCAACCCGATCCCCTATCCGCTTCCGGAGCTGCCGTTAAGCCTGTGGCACCGCCTGCCAGGCAAGGCGGACGAGGCGAGGCTGCTCGCCGCAGCCCGCAAGGCCTACCGCATTCGTCCGCAAAGCGGCCTCGTCGCCGCCCCCGGCACGCAGATCCTGATCGAATTGCTGCCGCGCCTGGTCCCGGCCGCGACTGTCGCCGTGCTCGGCCCGACCTATGGCGAGCATGCGTCGGCCTGGCGCAAGGCGGGAGCGACGGTGCGCGAGATCGCCGATCTCGCCGAAGCCGGCGATGCCAATGTCGTCGTGCTGGTCAATCCGAACAATCCGGACGGGCGCGTCGTCGCCCAGGAGAGGCTGGTCGCGCTGGCCGGATTGCTCGGCGCGCGAGGCGGCCTGCTGGTGGTCGACGAGGCCTTTGCCGACTTTGCACCCGCGATGAGCCTGTTGCCGATCCTGCCGGAGGGGGCTCTCGTTCTGCGCTCCTTCGGCAAGGCCTACGGGCTTGCCGGTCTGAGACTCGGCTTCGCCGCTGGCGAAGTGCGCTTCACCGACGCCCTTCAGGCGATGCTCGGCCCCTGGGCGGTGGCCGGGCCGGCGCTGCATGTCGGAGCCGTCGCGCTTGGCGATGCGGAGTGGCTGTCCGCCGCGGGCGAAGCGCGAGATGCCGACAGCAGGCGGCTCGATGCGCTGCTTGCGCCGCTAGGCCGGGTCGTCGGCGGTACCGTGCTCTATCGCCTGCTCGAGACGCTGCAGGCGCCGGCCCTGTTCGACCGCCTCGGCCGCGCCGGCATCTATGTCCGCCGCTTCCAGCACAATCCCTCGCGCCTGCGCTTCGGCCTGCCGGGGGATGAAGCGGGCTGGTCGCGTCTGGCGCAGGCGCTCACGCCGGCTTGA
- a CDS encoding D-2-hydroxyacid dehydrogenase has product MQPWPKQSALTIGFAHPAYQMRDEYLARNGQATSFEVRSLDDLRARAPEADVLVVSGLWRNDMLEGLGKLRFIQSISAGTDQFDKPKLAAAGVRLASAQGGNERAVAEHAISLILALARQLHLARDNQAKQFWRPMIGDRSRREDELGGRTLVIVGLGRIGLRLAAIASAFGMRIIGVRRRPGSEPNVEKIVPPAELHAALVQADFVALTCPLTPETEGLIDAAALAAMKPSAYLINVARGRVVEEPALIAALEAGRIAGAGIDCVYEEPLPATSPLWAMPQVLLTPHSAGETRAYESNVIDILLDNLGALERGEATLQNQIV; this is encoded by the coding sequence ATGCAGCCTTGGCCGAAGCAGTCCGCCCTCACCATCGGCTTCGCCCATCCGGCCTATCAGATGCGCGACGAATATCTCGCCCGCAATGGCCAGGCGACGAGCTTCGAGGTCCGCAGCCTCGACGATCTCAGGGCGCGCGCGCCGGAAGCCGATGTGCTGGTCGTCTCCGGTCTCTGGCGCAACGACATGCTGGAGGGCCTCGGCAAGCTGCGCTTCATCCAGTCGATCAGTGCCGGCACCGACCAGTTCGACAAGCCGAAGCTGGCGGCAGCCGGTGTCCGCCTCGCCAGCGCCCAGGGCGGCAATGAGCGAGCCGTCGCCGAGCACGCGATCTCGCTGATCCTGGCGCTGGCGCGCCAGCTTCATCTTGCCCGCGACAACCAGGCGAAGCAGTTCTGGCGGCCGATGATCGGCGATCGCTCTCGCCGCGAGGACGAGCTCGGTGGCCGCACGCTGGTGATCGTCGGCCTCGGCCGCATTGGCCTCAGGCTTGCGGCGATCGCCTCGGCTTTCGGCATGCGTATCATCGGCGTGCGCCGCCGGCCGGGTTCGGAGCCGAATGTCGAGAAAATCGTGCCGCCGGCGGAGCTGCATGCGGCGCTGGTGCAGGCCGACTTCGTCGCGCTGACCTGTCCGCTGACGCCGGAGACGGAGGGGCTGATTGATGCCGCCGCGCTCGCGGCGATGAAGCCGTCGGCCTATCTGATCAATGTCGCGCGCGGCCGGGTGGTCGAGGAGCCGGCTTTGATCGCGGCGCTCGAAGCCGGCCGTATCGCCGGCGCCGGCATCGATTGCGTCTATGAGGAGCCTTTGCCGGCGACTTCGCCGCTCTGGGCGATGCCGCAGGTGCTGCTGACGCCACACAGCGCCGGCGAGACCCGCGCCTATGAGAGCAACGTCATCGACATCCTGCTCGACAATCTCGGCGCGCTGGAGCGCGGCGAGGCCACGCTCCAGAACCAGATCGTCTGA